A section of the Candidatus Poribacteria bacterium genome encodes:
- a CDS encoding sugar phosphate isomerase/epimerase has translation MKFGFMSSVCPPLTLAELIDKVKHYNYEHLELRVEWDHGHGVELDSTPQQLQEARHRLTDSGIELSCIATGVRFIDPDAQKRAEQVELLKRYIDLSETMGAKNIRIFGDRVPETPVAVSQTLDWEAEGIRACDGLAGDAGVALCLETHGNLIASWVAETLHRAAAQNTFVNWHAAHHVRHGEPIDVAYVHLRGKVRHAHVNFGDSGPLPDTEKDSLTLLAQDGYDGFVSIEVINPPDSDAVLQRHIELYNALS, from the coding sequence ATGAAATTTGGTTTTATGTCGTCTGTATGTCCGCCGCTAACGCTGGCAGAACTCATTGACAAAGTGAAACACTACAATTACGAACACTTAGAACTCCGCGTCGAGTGGGATCACGGGCACGGCGTGGAGTTGGATTCGACACCCCAGCAGCTGCAGGAAGCGCGCCATCGCTTGACCGATAGTGGTATTGAACTCTCCTGCATCGCGACGGGTGTGCGATTCATAGATCCGGACGCACAAAAACGCGCCGAACAGGTAGAGTTGCTCAAGCGGTATATCGACTTGTCCGAAACCATGGGCGCCAAAAATATTCGGATTTTCGGGGATCGGGTGCCGGAAACACCCGTTGCGGTATCCCAGACTTTGGATTGGGAAGCGGAAGGCATTCGTGCGTGTGATGGCCTCGCTGGCGATGCCGGTGTTGCACTCTGTTTGGAGACACACGGCAATCTCATCGCCAGTTGGGTCGCCGAAACCTTACACCGAGCAGCAGCGCAGAATACTTTTGTGAACTGGCACGCAGCACATCACGTTCGCCATGGGGAACCTATAGACGTCGCTTATGTGCACCTGCGCGGCAAGGTGCGACATGCGCATGTCAACTTCGGCGACAGCGGACCCTTGCCCGACACGGAAAAAGATTCGCTTACGCTTCTCGCACAGGATGGATATGACGGGTTCGTCTCTATTGAGGTCATCAATCCACCCGATTCAGATGCCGTGCTGCAACGACACATAGAACTCTATAATGCTTTGTCGTAA